The following are encoded in a window of Nibricoccus aquaticus genomic DNA:
- a CDS encoding efflux RND transporter periplasmic adaptor subunit has translation MAKSGKLGGTLILLVIVAAAAGAGYYFWKRSDSKPPELASTTVTRGDIIQSITATGVLQAPTSVDVSSQISGQVIEVGADYNQQVKKGDLLAKIDPATYVSRLNQAKASLASTEASNTLTKLNTVRTRELRAKNLVSEQVLDEAEAQLKQSDAQLLTSKASVADAQVNLDRCTILAPIDGTVLDRQTEVGKMVAASLNAPTLFTLVTDLKTMEISADVAEADIGSVALNQEVTFSVDAYPNRQFRGKVIQVRNLPKTAQSVVVYATIIEVDNSDLRLKPGMTANVSIVTARRTGVLKVANSALRARIPEKFQPAKPESSASGSTPSSPGSGGARQGGGSNREQFQKLLQDAGVTFTPGTPLSAADIEKLKKLASERGIELPERMLTGGGRGGRQGGGDSPVTTRTVYKVETPLPDLKLAAINARFGISDGSSTEVLESPDGLKENDTLVTSIYIPGDTSTPAAAARSPFGGAQQGPGGRR, from the coding sequence ATGGCCAAATCCGGTAAACTCGGCGGTACCCTCATCCTCCTCGTCATCGTCGCTGCTGCGGCCGGCGCGGGCTACTATTTCTGGAAACGCTCCGACTCTAAGCCCCCCGAGCTCGCCTCCACCACCGTCACCCGCGGCGACATCATCCAGAGCATCACCGCCACCGGCGTCCTCCAGGCCCCCACCAGCGTCGATGTCTCCTCCCAGATCTCCGGCCAGGTCATCGAGGTCGGCGCCGACTACAACCAGCAGGTCAAAAAAGGAGACCTCCTCGCCAAGATCGATCCCGCCACTTACGTCTCCCGCCTCAACCAAGCCAAGGCCTCCCTCGCCTCCACCGAGGCCAGCAACACCCTCACCAAGCTCAACACCGTCCGCACCCGCGAACTGCGCGCCAAAAACCTCGTCTCCGAACAGGTGCTCGACGAAGCCGAGGCCCAGCTCAAGCAGTCCGACGCCCAACTCCTCACCTCCAAAGCCTCCGTCGCCGACGCTCAGGTCAACCTCGACCGCTGCACCATCCTCGCTCCCATCGACGGCACCGTCCTCGACCGCCAGACCGAGGTCGGCAAAATGGTCGCCGCCTCCCTCAACGCCCCGACCCTCTTCACCCTAGTCACCGACTTGAAGACCATGGAAATCAGCGCCGACGTCGCCGAGGCCGACATCGGCAGCGTCGCCCTCAACCAGGAAGTCACCTTCTCCGTTGATGCGTATCCCAACCGCCAGTTCCGCGGCAAAGTCATCCAAGTCCGCAATCTCCCCAAGACCGCTCAGTCCGTCGTCGTTTACGCCACCATCATCGAGGTCGACAACTCCGACCTCCGCCTCAAACCCGGCATGACCGCCAACGTATCCATCGTCACGGCACGCCGCACCGGCGTCCTCAAGGTCGCCAACTCCGCCCTCCGCGCCCGCATCCCGGAAAAATTCCAACCTGCCAAGCCCGAGTCCTCCGCCTCCGGTTCCACGCCCTCCTCCCCCGGCTCTGGCGGCGCACGCCAGGGCGGCGGCAGCAATCGCGAACAATTCCAAAAACTCCTTCAGGACGCCGGCGTCACCTTCACTCCAGGCACGCCCCTCTCTGCAGCCGACATCGAGAAACTCAAGAAACTCGCCTCCGAACGCGGCATCGAGCTCCCCGAACGCATGTTGACCGGCGGCGGCCGCGGCGGTCGTCAGGGCGGCGGCGACTCTCCCGTCACCACGCGCACCGTGTACAAAGTCGAGACTCCGCTGCCCGATCTAAAACTCGCCGCCATCAACGCCCGCTTCGGCATCAGTGACGGCTCCTCCACCGAAGTCCTCGAGTCCCCCGACGGTCTCAAAGAAAACGATACACTCGTCACCAGCATTTATATCCCCGGCGACACCTCCACTCCCGCCGCCGCAGCTCGCAGCCCATTTGGCGGAGCCCAGCAAGGCCCCGGCGGCCGTCGCTGA
- the crcB gene encoding fluoride efflux transporter CrcB, which translates to MTLYMWIALGGALGSVARFGAAEAVTRGVAGAFPWGTLVVNVVGSFVIGFFATLTAPGGRWPVGSEGRHFFMTGVLGGFTTFSSFSLQTLGLMQKGEWLRAGGNVAGSVGLCLVAVWLGHVVATAMGTARGA; encoded by the coding sequence ATGACTCTTTATATGTGGATAGCGTTGGGCGGAGCACTGGGGAGCGTGGCGCGGTTTGGGGCGGCGGAGGCGGTGACGCGGGGCGTGGCCGGGGCGTTTCCGTGGGGGACGCTTGTCGTGAATGTAGTCGGGAGTTTCGTGATCGGCTTCTTCGCGACGCTGACAGCTCCCGGCGGGCGGTGGCCGGTGGGGAGCGAGGGGCGTCATTTTTTCATGACGGGGGTGCTGGGCGGGTTCACGACGTTTTCGTCGTTTAGTTTGCAGACGCTCGGGCTGATGCAGAAGGGCGAGTGGCTGCGGGCGGGTGGGAATGTGGCGGGCTCGGTGGGGCTTTGCCTCGTGGCCGTGTGGCTGGGGCATGTGGTGGCGACGGCGATGGGGACGGCGCGGGGGGCGTGA
- a CDS encoding creatininase → MTADPLGHGLLAQRLAGIPSILGGMLSRGPAPLKPATLASTHFIVTGTGSSEAHARYLATLLNFQTDRAATYLPLSGFTDGHRSGFKGKTLVVFSQGVSPNAQIALRRRRDFAHTILFTASTPAAALAAGKKDRAALLQTFLDEGNELVEFPLAEEYTTLIRFVGPMAGYLACLQFTAQLASCRFTEPSASELLPLLDAQPPADLVSAMKRSTSRFAQGFNLVTAAPISDFAQNLACKFMEGVFWPCPPISDFLQFAHGPFQQMTAHPHPTLILQGDSPVEAELVGRSLTMLRNVGLDAFVLRVEAPALLSIFAFEAALNKLTFELMTYFGIDQVNWPGKGRDDLLYGFCPDV, encoded by the coding sequence ATGACCGCCGACCCACTCGGCCACGGCCTACTCGCCCAACGCCTCGCCGGCATCCCCTCGATCCTCGGCGGCATGTTGTCGCGCGGTCCCGCGCCGCTAAAACCTGCCACGCTCGCTTCCACGCATTTCATCGTCACCGGAACCGGCAGCTCCGAGGCTCACGCGCGCTACCTAGCCACGCTGCTCAACTTCCAAACCGACCGCGCCGCGACCTATCTCCCGCTCTCCGGCTTCACCGACGGACACCGCTCCGGTTTCAAAGGCAAAACCCTCGTCGTCTTCAGCCAAGGCGTTTCCCCCAACGCCCAGATCGCCCTCCGCCGCCGTCGCGACTTCGCCCATACGATCCTCTTCACCGCTTCCACGCCCGCCGCCGCCCTCGCCGCCGGCAAAAAAGACCGCGCCGCTCTCCTCCAAACCTTCCTCGACGAAGGCAACGAGCTCGTCGAATTCCCCCTCGCCGAGGAATACACCACGCTCATCCGCTTCGTCGGCCCGATGGCCGGCTACCTCGCCTGCCTCCAATTCACCGCTCAACTCGCCAGCTGCCGCTTCACCGAGCCCTCCGCCTCAGAACTGCTCCCGCTCCTCGACGCGCAACCGCCCGCCGACCTGGTCTCCGCGATGAAACGCTCCACTTCGCGTTTCGCCCAAGGCTTCAACCTCGTCACCGCCGCGCCCATCTCCGACTTCGCGCAAAACCTCGCGTGCAAATTCATGGAAGGCGTCTTCTGGCCCTGCCCGCCGATCTCCGACTTCCTCCAATTCGCGCACGGTCCCTTCCAGCAGATGACCGCGCACCCGCATCCGACGCTCATCCTCCAGGGCGATTCCCCCGTCGAAGCCGAACTCGTCGGTCGCAGCCTCACCATGCTGCGCAACGTCGGCCTCGACGCCTTCGTCCTACGCGTCGAAGCACCCGCGCTCCTCTCGATCTTCGCCTTCGAAGCCGCGCTCAACAAACTCACCTTTGAGCTGATGACCTACTTCGGCATCGACCAGGTCAACTGGCCCGGCAAAGGCCGCGACGACCTCCTCTACGGCTTCTGCCCCGACGTCTGA
- a CDS encoding GTP cyclohydrolase: MTKVVKFPAASATAPAPIAMTSDGVPDFDALIRALQHTSGSVLNPASIDDRPLYGQTLSIANCALDMRFGTFRAYIFQDIIDKHYIIALAHGDIVHPKNPLYTRLHSSCVTSETLRGCDCDCVQQLEGALEVIAKKGNGIVFYLMQEGRGVGYVGKARDRMLVQASLDQLSTFQAYASMGLKKDHRNYDNISQICYLLGITAPFIVLTNNPDKVDALKSQGVPIAGTEALEFEPSPFNLAYLTSKAAGGHILKRPSETSVKRALPPEPVIPFKPHVLPEARRFIYSASYFLPMKPVDNDILLTEAQFKELFQKKSIDRYMAGPKPLVLGYQLIRENRFFVKIDTDSITAFKKENPTDPIVDLLTTPYWFRVHVYYDVVTSQEFVVLTHGTPRIYDIPVVRVHSESLFNRFPLRTVENRDKMKMSVKHIVSYGVGAMLLLYNDGRGAGFGAYATDRMMSESGQVLSSDEAYRKLGVGYDSRDYDASMLLLRHHIPNEKIQMIMNSPASLVKKSEYAAALNAHKIDVDKWIFLDDHALSE, encoded by the coding sequence ATGACCAAGGTCGTCAAATTCCCCGCCGCTTCCGCCACCGCGCCCGCACCCATCGCCATGACTTCCGACGGCGTTCCCGATTTCGACGCCCTCATCCGCGCGCTCCAACACACTTCCGGCAGCGTCCTCAATCCCGCCTCCATCGACGACCGCCCGCTCTACGGCCAGACTCTGTCCATCGCCAACTGCGCGCTCGATATGCGCTTCGGCACCTTCCGCGCCTACATTTTCCAGGACATCATCGACAAGCATTACATCATCGCGCTCGCCCACGGCGACATCGTCCACCCGAAGAACCCGCTCTACACCCGCCTCCACTCTTCCTGCGTCACCAGCGAAACCCTACGCGGCTGTGACTGCGATTGCGTGCAACAGCTCGAAGGCGCGCTCGAGGTCATCGCCAAAAAAGGCAACGGCATCGTCTTCTACCTCATGCAGGAAGGCCGCGGCGTCGGCTACGTCGGCAAAGCCCGCGACCGCATGCTCGTCCAAGCCTCGCTCGACCAGCTCTCCACCTTTCAAGCCTACGCGTCGATGGGTCTCAAAAAAGACCACCGCAATTACGACAACATATCCCAGATCTGCTATCTCCTCGGCATCACCGCGCCCTTCATCGTCCTCACCAACAACCCCGACAAAGTCGACGCCCTGAAATCCCAAGGCGTCCCCATCGCCGGTACCGAGGCCCTCGAGTTCGAACCTTCCCCCTTCAACCTCGCTTATCTCACGTCCAAAGCCGCCGGCGGCCACATCCTCAAACGCCCGTCCGAGACCTCCGTGAAACGTGCGCTTCCTCCCGAGCCCGTCATTCCCTTCAAACCGCACGTCCTTCCCGAGGCCCGTCGCTTCATCTACTCTGCGAGTTATTTCCTCCCGATGAAGCCCGTCGATAACGACATCCTCCTCACCGAGGCGCAGTTCAAAGAGCTCTTCCAGAAAAAATCCATCGACCGCTACATGGCCGGCCCGAAGCCGCTCGTGCTCGGCTACCAGCTCATCCGCGAAAACCGTTTCTTCGTCAAAATCGACACCGACAGCATCACCGCTTTCAAAAAAGAAAATCCCACCGACCCCATCGTTGATCTCCTCACCACGCCCTACTGGTTCCGCGTGCACGTTTATTACGACGTCGTCACGAGCCAGGAGTTCGTCGTCCTCACCCACGGCACGCCGCGCATCTACGACATCCCCGTCGTCCGCGTGCACAGCGAATCCCTCTTCAACCGCTTCCCGCTGCGCACCGTCGAGAATCGCGACAAGATGAAGATGTCCGTCAAACACATCGTCTCCTACGGCGTCGGCGCGATGCTTCTTCTATACAATGACGGTCGCGGCGCCGGCTTCGGCGCTTACGCGACCGATCGCATGATGTCCGAAAGTGGCCAAGTCCTCTCGTCTGACGAAGCGTATCGGAAACTCGGAGTCGGCTACGACAGCCGCGACTACGACGCCTCGATGCTTCTCCTCCGCCACCACATCCCCAACGAGAAGATCCAGATGATCATGAACTCCCCCGCGAGTCTCGTGAAGAAGAGCGAGTACGCCGCCGCGCTCAATGCCCACAAGATCGACGTCGATAAGTGGATCTTCCTCGACGACCACGCCCTCAGCGAATGA
- a CDS encoding NCS2 family permease, whose protein sequence is MLSRLFRLAEHKSTVSRELQAGLTTFTAMAYILAVNPLILKDTGMPQAALITVTALTAAISTALMALMTNFPLALAPGMGINAYFTYTICLGAGVPWQSALGLVFVNGCLFLLLSLTGIREKIVNSIPYSLKIAITCGVGLFIAFIGLKNAGIVVSNPATFVAQGDFGSPPVALAFFGIVLTAVLVSRRVPGSIVLSILAVTLIGVFVPDGKGGHVTTLPSFTGLFSLPASPEPVFFKLNFDFLLNDFAKALPILITLLIVDMFDNIGTLIGVTKRAGLLQPDGTLPKAGRALVADSFAAIISSLFGTSTVVSYIESASGVEAGGRTGLTAMTTAVCFLFALFLTPLILAIPAVATAPALVVVGVFMFQTVAEIKLDDFTETMPAVVTLLCIPLTFSIAEGLGLGVIALTLIALCTGRARSLSAFTYGLAALFFLHIFWGLFKPLWS, encoded by the coding sequence ATGCTTTCCCGCCTCTTCCGCCTCGCCGAGCATAAGTCTACCGTCTCCCGCGAGCTTCAGGCCGGTCTCACCACCTTCACCGCGATGGCTTACATCCTCGCCGTGAATCCCCTCATCCTGAAGGACACCGGCATGCCGCAGGCCGCGTTGATCACCGTCACCGCGCTCACTGCCGCCATCAGCACCGCGCTCATGGCGCTCATGACCAACTTCCCGCTCGCCCTCGCGCCCGGCATGGGGATCAACGCCTACTTCACCTACACGATCTGCCTCGGCGCCGGCGTCCCCTGGCAATCCGCGCTCGGCCTCGTCTTCGTCAACGGCTGCCTCTTCCTCCTCCTCTCGCTCACCGGCATCCGGGAAAAGATCGTCAATTCGATCCCCTACTCACTGAAAATCGCCATCACCTGCGGCGTCGGACTTTTCATCGCGTTCATCGGACTCAAAAACGCCGGCATTGTCGTCTCCAATCCCGCCACCTTCGTCGCCCAGGGCGACTTCGGCTCCCCGCCCGTCGCCCTCGCCTTCTTCGGCATCGTCCTCACCGCCGTCCTCGTCTCGCGCCGCGTTCCCGGCTCCATCGTCCTCTCGATTCTCGCCGTCACGCTCATCGGCGTTTTCGTCCCCGACGGCAAAGGCGGCCACGTCACCACGCTCCCCTCTTTCACTGGACTCTTCTCACTCCCCGCCTCGCCTGAGCCCGTCTTCTTCAAACTCAACTTCGACTTTCTTCTCAACGATTTCGCCAAAGCCCTGCCGATCCTGATCACCCTCCTGATCGTCGATATGTTCGATAACATCGGCACCCTGATCGGCGTCACCAAACGCGCCGGCCTCCTCCAGCCCGACGGCACACTCCCCAAAGCCGGACGCGCCCTCGTCGCCGATTCCTTCGCCGCCATCATCAGCTCGCTCTTTGGCACATCCACCGTCGTCAGCTACATCGAATCCGCCTCCGGCGTCGAAGCCGGCGGACGCACCGGTCTCACTGCGATGACCACCGCTGTCTGCTTCCTCTTCGCCCTCTTCCTGACGCCGCTGATCCTCGCCATCCCCGCCGTCGCTACTGCGCCCGCCCTCGTCGTAGTCGGCGTATTCATGTTTCAAACCGTCGCCGAAATAAAACTCGATGACTTCACCGAGACGATGCCCGCCGTCGTCACCCTCCTCTGCATTCCGCTCACCTTCAGCATCGCCGAAGGTCTAGGTCTGGGCGTCATCGCCCTCACGCTCATCGCCCTCTGCACCGGCCGGGCCCGCAGCCTTTCCGCTTTCACGTATGGACTGGCGGCCTTGTTCTTCCTGCATATCTTCTGGGGTCTCTTCAAACCGCTCTGGAGCTGA
- a CDS encoding amidohydrolase family protein, whose translation MPSIDAHVHLYPEDLNRAPGVWATAHGERHWAMLCTRVRKSGRAVQGFPSVDELLHAMDEAGVDRAVLQGWYWENHATCVWQNRFYAACVKAHPDRLSAFATLHAGAGREAVISEVRRVKAEGFCGIGELSPHSQGFSVEDETWRAVLELAGELRLPVNLHVTEPEGRNYPGKIATPLGDFVRMAKAHPATVFILAHWGARLPLDAEFGAEARALKNLYYDTAASPLIYPRADVREMLGQFGAERVLFGTDYPLELFPNGEGEGGAGTMRGFVDAFRAAGLGEAECAAVLGGNAARVIGLR comes from the coding sequence ATGCCGAGTATCGATGCCCATGTTCACCTCTATCCGGAGGATTTGAATCGCGCGCCGGGTGTGTGGGCGACGGCGCATGGAGAACGGCATTGGGCGATGCTTTGCACGCGGGTGCGGAAAAGCGGGCGGGCGGTGCAGGGGTTTCCGAGTGTGGATGAGTTGTTGCACGCGATGGATGAGGCAGGCGTGGATCGTGCGGTGTTGCAGGGATGGTATTGGGAAAACCACGCCACGTGCGTCTGGCAGAATCGGTTTTATGCGGCGTGCGTGAAGGCGCATCCGGACAGGTTGAGTGCGTTCGCGACATTGCATGCGGGCGCGGGACGCGAGGCGGTGATCTCCGAGGTGCGGCGCGTGAAGGCGGAGGGGTTTTGCGGGATCGGGGAGTTGTCACCGCATTCGCAGGGATTTTCCGTCGAAGATGAAACGTGGCGGGCGGTGCTAGAACTAGCGGGTGAGTTGCGGCTGCCGGTGAATCTGCACGTGACGGAGCCGGAGGGGAGGAATTATCCGGGGAAAATCGCGACGCCGCTGGGGGATTTTGTGCGGATGGCGAAGGCGCATCCGGCGACGGTGTTTATTTTAGCGCACTGGGGGGCGCGGTTGCCGCTGGACGCTGAGTTCGGAGCGGAAGCGCGAGCGCTGAAAAATCTTTATTATGACACGGCGGCATCACCGTTGATTTATCCGCGGGCAGATGTGCGCGAGATGCTGGGGCAGTTTGGGGCGGAGCGGGTGTTGTTCGGGACGGATTATCCGCTGGAGCTTTTTCCGAATGGGGAGGGCGAAGGAGGCGCGGGGACGATGCGCGGATTTGTGGATGCGTTTCGCGCGGCCGGTTTGGGCGAGGCGGAGTGCGCGGCGGTGCTCGGCGGCAATGCGGCGCGGGTGATTGGGCTACGGTGA
- a CDS encoding Gfo/Idh/MocA family protein codes for MSAKADGMNYAPQGKPNPVVKSGEFPFAAAFLEHGHIYGQCNGLIEAGADLRWVYDSDAKKVEAFRAKFPSVKVARSFDEILSDPAIKLVTAAAIPNERAAIGCRVMEAGKDYFTDKTPFTTLDQLQQAKSVVAKTARKYMVYYSERLHVESAMYATDLVNAGAIGRVIQVLGLGPHRLGKASRPDWFFKKAQYGGILCDIGSHQFEQFLTFSGATDATVTQAAVANYANPDKPEFEDFGEASLVGNNGASNYIRVDWFTPDGLGTWGDGRTVILGTQGYIELRKYIDVARDKRGDQVYLVDARGEHHLNVEGQVGFRFFGELILDCLNRTEKAMTQAHAFKAAELCLLAQAAAKKIA; via the coding sequence ATGAGCGCTAAAGCCGATGGCATGAACTACGCGCCTCAGGGAAAACCGAATCCCGTCGTGAAATCTGGCGAGTTCCCCTTCGCCGCCGCCTTCCTCGAACACGGCCACATCTACGGCCAGTGCAACGGCCTCATCGAAGCCGGCGCCGACCTCCGCTGGGTGTACGACTCCGACGCGAAAAAGGTCGAAGCCTTCCGCGCCAAATTTCCTTCGGTCAAAGTCGCCCGCTCCTTCGACGAAATCCTCTCCGATCCCGCGATCAAACTCGTCACCGCCGCCGCGATACCCAACGAGCGCGCCGCCATCGGCTGCCGCGTCATGGAAGCGGGCAAAGATTACTTCACCGACAAAACCCCATTCACCACGCTCGACCAACTCCAGCAGGCGAAGAGCGTCGTCGCGAAAACCGCCCGCAAGTACATGGTCTATTACAGCGAGCGCCTCCACGTGGAGTCCGCCATGTACGCGACTGACCTCGTGAACGCCGGCGCCATCGGCCGCGTCATCCAGGTTCTCGGCCTCGGCCCGCATCGTCTCGGCAAAGCATCCCGCCCCGACTGGTTCTTCAAGAAAGCCCAGTACGGCGGCATCCTCTGCGACATCGGCAGCCACCAATTCGAACAGTTTCTCACCTTCTCCGGCGCGACCGACGCCACTGTCACCCAGGCCGCCGTCGCCAACTACGCCAACCCCGACAAACCCGAGTTCGAAGACTTCGGCGAAGCCTCCCTCGTCGGAAACAACGGCGCATCCAATTATATCCGCGTTGATTGGTTCACGCCCGACGGCCTCGGCACCTGGGGAGATGGCCGCACCGTCATTCTAGGCACCCAAGGCTACATCGAACTCCGCAAGTACATCGACGTCGCCCGCGACAAACGCGGCGACCAGGTCTACCTCGTCGATGCCCGCGGCGAACACCACCTCAACGTCGAAGGCCAGGTCGGCTTCCGTTTCTTCGGCGAACTCATTCTCGACTGCCTCAACCGTACCGAGAAAGCCATGACACAAGCCCACGCCTTCAAAGCCGCCGAGCTCTGCCTCCTCGCGCAAGCCGCCGCCAAGAAAATCGCGTAA
- the def gene encoding peptide deformylase, translating into MVLPIVHYNDSVLRKKGVKVDTFDAAFGKLAADMIETMHDAHGIGLAAQQIGLALQLCVVDLREFDGDFNWELDGARPPLELIMPLVLANPEVKKLPSDETIYEEGCLSFPKIRGDVIRPDAISVKFQDANGTPHTLLCDGMFSRCIQHENDHLQGVLFIDRMEKKVRGKIDKAVKDLATTTKAKSTPAPKL; encoded by the coding sequence ATGGTGCTCCCAATTGTTCACTACAACGACTCTGTCCTTCGCAAAAAGGGCGTGAAGGTCGACACCTTCGACGCCGCATTCGGCAAGCTCGCCGCCGACATGATTGAAACCATGCACGACGCTCACGGCATCGGCCTCGCCGCCCAGCAAATCGGCCTTGCCCTCCAGCTCTGCGTCGTCGACCTGCGCGAATTCGACGGCGATTTTAACTGGGAACTCGATGGCGCCCGCCCTCCGCTCGAGCTCATCATGCCCCTCGTCCTCGCCAACCCCGAGGTGAAAAAACTCCCGTCCGACGAAACCATCTACGAAGAAGGCTGCCTCTCCTTCCCCAAAATCCGTGGCGACGTCATCCGCCCCGACGCCATCTCCGTAAAGTTTCAGGACGCCAACGGCACACCGCACACCCTCCTCTGCGACGGCATGTTTTCCCGCTGCATCCAGCACGAAAACGACCACCTCCAGGGCGTTCTTTTCATCGACCGCATGGAAAAAAAAGTCCGCGGCAAGATCGACAAAGCCGTCAAAGATCTCGCCACCACGACCAAGGCGAAATCAACGCCCGCTCCCAAACTCTGA
- a CDS encoding ATP-binding protein — translation MLVGTRFAAVRGFEQLEEQEALRTAGRLKKLVHASLGDLGRSARDFAVWDELAAAVARGDTGLIEKYFAYDISANARWSTFAVVKSGGQVLFARSCETEEQALLPLRSAMTAALLELPDLREPEKIAGTQQHTALLDGELHQIAYTAIRPMTKDQAPTGTLVVCRRMDERFCERVSMMLDAPVRLVFAAGSMAKAERENDFVVQDENGEMAGCTVLSDWRDRPVAVLRITHHARFREQSDRFIALLMAVLVGGAVLLCVLIDRLLLSRLIGRLARIGGGLQRIQQGGSLSDRLEVDGGDEITTLSQETNRLLASVQASHQALERANAEMQQRVAERTAALADANAALEADIAERIKAEQEREQLREQLIRAQKMEAVGTLAGGIAHDFNNILTGILGHAQLLSGALKPGSAEESNLKQVVTAAERAAALVKKILAFSRQTPGERRLVTVSQVAGEALSLLRAGLPAGIEIRCQADTDEDVVNADPTQLHQVFMNLGTNASHAIGAQGGVLEVRIELSKIKNPYLELVPGEYVLITVRDSGCGMSAEVISRIFDPFFSTKPVNEGTGLGLAVVHGIVLDHGGAIDVDSRVGGGTSFRIWLPAARSKADAPELAPSAPLKGNERILLVDDEEIVRSVLEKGLQRLGYRVTAESSGQAALARFHAAPDDFDLVITDQTMPLMSGLQLTAALHKVRADLPVVLATGYSPEVSGRDAAGLGLAGIVGKPMHFTELTQIMRRALNNKSRPAMAGQ, via the coding sequence ATGCTCGTCGGCACGCGGTTCGCGGCGGTGCGCGGATTTGAGCAACTTGAAGAACAGGAGGCACTGCGCACGGCGGGCCGGTTGAAGAAACTCGTGCACGCATCGCTCGGTGATCTGGGGCGCTCCGCCCGCGACTTCGCGGTCTGGGATGAACTGGCGGCCGCAGTCGCGAGGGGAGACACGGGGTTAATCGAGAAATATTTCGCGTATGACATCAGCGCCAACGCGCGCTGGAGCACCTTCGCTGTCGTGAAAAGCGGCGGGCAGGTGCTGTTCGCGCGTTCCTGTGAAACGGAGGAGCAGGCGCTGCTGCCGCTGAGATCGGCCATGACCGCCGCGTTGCTTGAGCTGCCGGATCTGCGGGAACCGGAGAAGATTGCCGGGACGCAGCAGCACACGGCACTGCTGGACGGAGAACTTCATCAGATCGCGTACACCGCGATCCGTCCGATGACCAAGGATCAAGCGCCCACCGGCACGCTGGTGGTGTGCCGGCGGATGGATGAGCGTTTTTGCGAGCGTGTGAGTATGATGCTCGATGCGCCTGTGCGGCTGGTGTTCGCAGCCGGCAGCATGGCCAAGGCGGAGAGGGAAAACGATTTTGTCGTCCAGGATGAGAACGGGGAGATGGCCGGCTGCACGGTGTTGAGCGACTGGCGCGACCGGCCTGTGGCGGTTTTGCGCATCACGCACCACGCGCGTTTCCGCGAGCAGAGCGATCGTTTCATCGCATTGCTGATGGCCGTGCTTGTGGGGGGCGCGGTGCTTTTGTGCGTGCTGATCGACCGGCTGTTGCTGAGCCGCCTGATCGGCCGTCTCGCCCGGATCGGCGGAGGCCTGCAGCGGATACAGCAGGGTGGAAGTTTGAGCGACCGGCTGGAGGTCGATGGCGGTGACGAGATCACGACGCTCTCGCAAGAGACCAACCGCTTGCTCGCCTCGGTGCAGGCATCGCACCAGGCGCTGGAGCGGGCCAATGCCGAGATGCAGCAACGCGTGGCCGAGCGCACGGCGGCGCTGGCTGACGCCAACGCCGCGCTCGAGGCGGACATCGCCGAGCGGATCAAGGCGGAGCAGGAGCGCGAGCAGCTCCGCGAGCAGCTCATCCGTGCGCAGAAGATGGAGGCTGTCGGCACGCTAGCGGGAGGCATCGCGCATGATTTCAACAATATCCTCACGGGCATCCTCGGGCACGCGCAGCTGCTGAGCGGCGCGCTCAAGCCGGGAAGTGCGGAGGAGTCGAATTTGAAGCAAGTCGTCACGGCGGCGGAGCGGGCGGCGGCGTTGGTGAAGAAGATTCTCGCGTTCAGCCGGCAGACTCCGGGCGAGCGGCGCCTGGTCACAGTCAGTCAAGTGGCGGGCGAGGCGCTTTCACTGCTTCGCGCCGGACTTCCGGCGGGCATCGAGATCCGTTGCCAGGCAGATACCGATGAAGATGTGGTGAATGCCGATCCGACGCAGCTTCATCAGGTGTTCATGAATCTCGGTACGAATGCCAGCCACGCGATAGGCGCGCAGGGCGGTGTGCTCGAGGTGCGCATCGAGCTAAGCAAAATCAAAAATCCCTATCTGGAACTGGTGCCGGGCGAGTATGTGCTCATCACGGTGCGCGACTCCGGTTGTGGGATGTCGGCTGAAGTGATCTCGCGCATTTTCGATCCATTTTTCTCCACCAAACCGGTCAATGAAGGAACCGGGCTGGGACTCGCGGTTGTCCACGGCATCGTGCTCGATCACGGCGGGGCGATCGATGTGGATAGTCGTGTCGGTGGCGGCACGAGCTTCCGCATCTGGCTGCCTGCGGCGCGCTCGAAAGCGGACGCACCCGAGCTGGCGCCGTCGGCTCCGCTCAAAGGCAACGAGCGCATCCTGCTCGTCGATGACGAGGAGATCGTGCGCAGTGTATTGGAGAAAGGCCTTCAGCGGCTGGGCTACCGCGTCACGGCGGAATCATCCGGGCAGGCGGCGCTGGCGCGTTTCCATGCAGCGCCCGATGATTTCGATCTGGTGATCACCGATCAGACCATGCCGCTGATGTCCGGGCTCCAGCTGACGGCGGCGTTGCACAAGGTGCGGGCCGATCTGCCGGTGGTTCTGGCCACGGGTTATTCGCCGGAAGTTTCCGGCCGGGATGCGGCGGGGCTCGGGCTCGCGGGGATCGTGGGCAAGCCGATGCATTTCACGGAGCTGACGCAGATCATGCGGCGGGCGTTGAATAACAAGTCGCGGCCGGCGATGGCTGGGCAGTAA